In the Methanothermobacter marburgensis str. Marburg genome, TCACTGCCCTGAAAAATTCAAGCCATTTTTTTCTGACCTTCTTACCGTAATCTGTGATTCTGTAATATTTTCTGGGTCTTGCCTCACCTGTCATCCAGCTGCTTTTGAGGATTCCCTCCCCCTCGAGTCTCCTCAGAAGGGGGTAGATGGTTCCCTCTTCGACTCTGAATCCTGATTCTTCAAGTTTTCTGACGATTTCGTATCCGTAAAGTTCCCTTTCAAGGAGACAGACCACTGCGAGCTGTATGGCCCCGCGTCTTATTTCCTTTTCGAATCTTTCACATATGCCAC is a window encoding:
- a CDS encoding PadR family transcriptional regulator, which codes for MGGICERFEKEIRRGAIQLAVVCLLERELYGYEIVRKLEESGFRVEEGTIYPLLRRLEGEGILKSSWMTGEARPRKYYRITDYGKKVRKKWLEFFRAVNQALNEIETIMEEYQ